One genomic segment of Arachis duranensis cultivar V14167 chromosome 4, aradu.V14167.gnm2.J7QH, whole genome shotgun sequence includes these proteins:
- the LOC107483523 gene encoding serine/threonine-protein phosphatase 7 long form homolog, whose translation MWRPKTHTFVLLVGEVTMPLENVAHIFDLPIYGEPVNGWTDSSSVFLQSQSITIFGHELEVSSFSMSYIKLGWLRRIRDPEPLDTKESTRRYVRCQIFYLLGSTLFTDKLNAYAHAKYLPLLRDFERIHTYSWRSACLAHLYKALCHASRYDTKEMDGPLNLLFVWAWERIPCITPVPR comes from the coding sequence ATGTGGAGGCCAAAAACTCACACTTTTGTATTGTTGGTGGGTGAGGTTACTATGCCACTAGAGAATGTCGCACATATATTTGACCTACCCATTTATGGAGAGCCTGTGAACGGATGGACAGATAGTAGTAGCGTCTTCCTACAGAGCCAGAGCATCACGATATTTGGTCATGAACTAGAAGTCAGTAGTTTTTCGATGTCCTATATAAAGTTGGGTTGGCTTCGACGTATCAGAGATCCAGAGCCGTTGGACACTAAGGAGTCTACTAGAAGATATGTCAGATGCcagattttttatttgttgggTTCGACTCTATTCACAGACAAGTTGAATGCATATGCCCACGCGAAGTATCTACCATTGCTTCGCGACTTCGAGCGGATCCATACTTATAGTTGGAGGTCAGCATGTCTCGCACATCTTTACAAAGCACTATGTCATGCATCACGATATGATACAAAGGAGATGGATGGCCCTCTTAATCTGTTGTTTGTTTGGGCATGGGAGCGAATACCCTGTATTACGCCCGTACCGAGATAG